The nucleotide sequence CCAGTTTCCGCGTTGAACGCGAACAACGCCCCGTCGTCGTCGCCGCCCAAGTGCAACACGACCAAGCCTTCGGCAACGACCGGCGATGCACTGGCACCCCAGTACGGGTACGGTGCGGAGAAGTCTTTGGTCAGATCCCGTTGCCACAGTTGACGACCGCTGGACGCATCAAAGGAGGACAAGACCGATGTGATGCTGTGCGTAAAGACGCGGCCGTCGGCATAGGCTGGCGACGCTTTGGGGCCTTTGCCATGCCACTCACCGCCGTTGCCGATCTTGAACGGGACCGGCGTCGACTGTTTCCAAACCACATCGCCGGAATCGACACGGATGCACCACAACACTTCGGCGTCGTTCTGGCGTGCGTGTTGAAACACATGATCCCCGACCAACAAGGGCAACCCATACCCGGTGCCGACATTGATCGACCAACGCTCGTTCAGTTCGTCCGGCAGCGAATCGGGCAATTCCACCCCACGGGCAATCCCGTCGCGTTGTGGCCCCAGCCAACCGGTCCAGTCATCCTGGGCCGGCACCGTGTCGGCCCACATCAGCCCGATCAAAAACAGAGCAGCAAAGTGTTTTGTCATCACGTGAATCTTTTGTTTGGATGGGACCAAGGAACCAGCCGGTCGTGTCGTGACCTGTTCACAACGCCACACGCGTGCCCTAAGTCTGCATCGACTATAAAGGAGCCTCCAACGGCTTGGCAAAACCGTATGCCGTGAAAATAGCGGCCTCGCCGCGACGCCCGCCTGATCGCATCCCACCTGAACGCGTCCCCCATCATGCCACTCAGCTTGCTCCATCGGTCTTTTTGCCCCGCGAATCGCGTCGGGGCCGGTATCCGGTTTGTTGGGTTCGTCGTCGGCTGTCTGTTTGGCGCAGGGTCGTTCCAGGCGGTGGCCGAACCGCTTCCCAACATCGTCATCGTGTACGCCGACGACATGGGTTATGGAGATTTGGCGGTCCAAAATACTGATTCCAAAATTCCGACGCCGAATCTGGATCGGCTTGCCAGCGAGGGGATGCGATTCACTGATGCCCACAGTTCGTCAGGCATCTGCACACCCAGTCGCTATGCACTGCTGACCGGACGCTATCACTGGCGAAAGTTCCACGGCATCGTCAATTCGTGGGGCGAATCCGTGTTCGATCCACAGCGCACGACATTGCCGGAAATGCTGAAGTCACGCGGCTATGCGACCGCCTGTATCGGCAAATGGCATCTGGGCTGGGACTGGGCGGCGCTGCGAAAGCCCGACGCCCATACGATCGGTACGGGGCGAAAACGCACCTGGCCGGCCGATGCCTATGATTGGTCCCAGCCGATTCCCGACGGCCCGTTGGCCCATGGGTTCGATCATTACTTTGGCGACGACGTCCCGAACTTTCCGCCTTATGCGTGGATCAAAGACGACCGTGTGATTCAGCCACCGACGGTGCCTTATGTTCCCAACCCCGAACCTGACGAAGGGTCAGCCGAGGGGCGTCCTGGACCGATGGTCGATGGCTGGCGACAAGACGACGTGATGCCGACCTTGACCGAACACATCGTCAAGTGGGTCAGTCAGGCGGCCAAAGACGATCGGCCCTTTTTCTTGTATTGGCCATGGACTTCGCCGCACGCACCGATCATTCCCACCGAAGCATGGAAAGGCAAAACGAATGCCGGGCCCTACGGTGACTTCATGGCGCAAAGCGACCACCATCTGGGCCAATTGCTCAATGCGTTGGACCAGCATGGATTGACCGAAAACACCTTGTTGGTTTTCAGTGCCGACAATGGTCCCGAAAAATACGCTTACGAACGCATTCGCAATCACGACCACCGCAGCGCCGGTCCTTTGCGTGGACTGAAGCGTGATATTTGGGAAGGCGGACACCGTGTGCCGATGCTGATTCGATGGCCGGGCCACGTCCAGCCCGGAACCGTCAACGACGGGTTGATCAGCCAAGTCGACTTGTTCGCCACCGTGGCGGCGATCGTTGGCGCGGAAGTAGCAGACGGGACGGCGGAAGACAGCCATGATCAAACGGCAATGCTGCGCGGTGAAGCATCGGCACGCGAATCAGTGGTGCACAATACTTACGAAAACAAGTTTGCGTTTCGCGAAGGCGACTGGGTGCTGGTCGATGCAAAGACCGGCAACCACAGTGCAGTGCCGACTTGGTTTGATGAAGCGTTCGGCTACGCCAAAGATGATTCTTCCGCGGCACTGTATCGTTTGTCGGATGACTTGTCCCAACACGATAACTTGATCGACAGGTACCCGGACAAGGCGGACGATCTGCGTGCCAAATTGAATCGCACGCGGACGCATGGCGAGGTTCGTCCCTTGAAATAGTGCTGTCGATTCAATCGCCGTGATCGTCCCCTTTGCTTTCGTTCCATCTCGCCCGCCTCGTATTGATCCTGCCAAGTTTTGGTCTGTCCCAACATGAAACGTCGCCATTTTCTGTCCGCCGGTTTGTTTGGAACTTTGGCTGCCACGATGCAGCGTTGTCTTGCCGATGCGGGATCGAACCCCCAGATCTTGTTGCGGTCATCCTGGCAAACGGTCAACATCGGCGACATCGCGCACACGCCGGGATTGCTGCATATTTTGGAACAATACCTGCCATCGGCTCAGGTGCATCTGTGGCCATCGAAGATCGACAACGGCGTGGATCAGTTGTTGATGAATCGGTTTCCGCAACTGAACATTTTGCGAAACGAATCGGACCGCCAAGCGGCGATCCAGTCATGTGATTTCTTTCTACACGGCAGTGGTGCTTCGCTGGTCGCAGAAAAGGACATTGCACGTTGGCGCAATGCGACCGACAAACCGTATGGGGGTTATGGCATCACACTGCCCAGGAAGAAGTCTTCGTCCACCACGGCGACATCGGACGAAGCGATGGCACAGACGATCGAACATCTGACCAATGCTGACTTTGTGTTCTTCCGCGATTCGGTGTCATTGGGACTAGCCAAATCACTGGGGTGCCAGTGTCCCGTAATGCAATTCGGTCCGGATGCCGCGTTCGCGTGTGACTTGCGGGACGATGCCGCGGCCGATGCGTTTCTTCGAAGCCACGATCTGACGCCGAAGCAGTTTTTGTGCTGCATCCCACGGTTACGCTACACGCCGTACTGGACGATCCCGTCGAAGAAGCGGCCAATGGATCCGGTGAAGCATCAGCGGAACGAACAGATGCGTGAACACGACCATCGCCCGCTGCGTGATGCGATCACACGTGTGGTTCGGGAAACGGAGATGAAGATCTTGCTGTGTCCCGAAGACCAGACGCAGATGGCGGTGGGCAAGCAAAACGTTTACGACAAGCTGGACGATGACGTTCGCAAACGTGTGGTTTGGAAACCGGATTACTGGCTGACCGGTGAAGCCGTCAGTGTTTACACTCGAAGTGCGGGCTTGTTCGGCAACGAAATGCATTCGCCGATCATGTGCATCGGCCACGGAATCCCCGCGATTGTATGTCGCTTTGCCGAACAGACCAGTAAAGGGATGATGTGGCGAGACATCGGATTACAAGATTGGTTGTTCGACTTGGACGACGAACAAGACGTCGCCCGGATTCCCGACACGGTATTGCAAATGGCGACTGATCAGGATGCCGCAAAACATAAGGCCGCGGAAGCAAGCAAGCGTGTCCGCGGCTATCAGGCCGACACCATGCAGATCTTGTCCCGTTCGTTGCAAGCGTAGGGAACGTTGATCCCGTCGATCAGGCTGGGTTGCGCAAGATGTCCGTCACCACGTTGCCCGCCACATCGGTCAAACGAAAATCCCGTCCGGCATAACGATAGGTCAACCGTTTGTGGTCCAGACCCATCAGGTGCAGGATCGTGGCGTGCCAGTCGTGAATGTGACACGGGTTTTCGACGGCTTTGAATCCAAATTCGTCGGTCGCCCCGTAGCTGATTCCGCCTTGAACGCCGCCACCGGCCATCCACAACGTGTAGCCGTTGTTGTTATGGTCGCGACCGTCCCCACCGGGGGCATCCGGGGTGCGTCCAAATTCACCGCCCCAGATCACCAGGGTGTCTTTCAACAGGTCGCGTTGTTTCAAGTCGGCCAACAAACCGGCGATCGGCAAATCGACTTCGCCACATCGTTGCGGAAGCGAAGTCGAAAGACGGAAATGGTGATCCCAATTCCCATGCGTGACTTCGACAAAACGCACGCCGGCTTCGGCGAATTTGCGAGCCATCAGGCACTGCATCCCAAAGCTGGACGTTGTCGGATTGTCCAAACCGTATAGGCGTCGCGTCGCATCGGATTCATTGCCGATGTCCATCAACTCGGGCACCGCGTCTTGCATGCGAAACGCCAGTTCCAACGATTCGATCGCACCCTCGATCGCGGCATCACGAGAATCGCCAGACAGTTTGCGACGGTTCAGCGATTGAATGTAGGCCAATTGCCGTCGCTGGGCCGATTCGCCCAGTCGGGCATTCTTGATGTCGGGAACTTGATCCGCAGGATTGCTGGAACCTTGACGACGGTTGGTCGCCACACGCCGGGATGCGCGGCCGATACCGGTGCCCTGGTACACCGCGGGCAAGAACGCGCTGCCCATGTTCTGTGACGCACCGCGGGGCGGGTTCAGGGAAATGAAGCCCGGCAGACTTTCGTTTTCCGTTCCCAAACCATACAGCGTCCAAGCACCCAATGACGGCCGAACGAACTGGGCATTGCCCGTGTGCATTTGCGTCAACGCTCTCGGGTGCACCGGTTGGTCACAGTGCATGGAACGAATCAGCGCCAAGTCGTCCGCATGTTTGGCAACATTGGGGAACAGATCAGATATCCATAAACCACTTTCGCCACGTTGGCGGAACTTCCACTGCGACGCCAACAGACGACCGCCATAGACCCCCGGTCGTCCCGCGTTGTCTTGTAACTCCGGTTTGTAGTCGAACGTGTCGACGTGTGACGGACCACCCTGCATGCACAGGAAAATCACTCGTTTGGCGGTCGCCGGGAAATGCGGTGACTTTGCGGCCAGCGGGTTTGGCGACGATTGATCTGTTGTTGCATCGTCCGTTGGTGACGCGGTCGCTGCGTTGCGTCCGCTGATCCCGGCGAAGGCCAGATAGCCGAATCCGGCCGAAGCAGTTTGCAACCAGTGGCGTCGCGATCCGATTCCGAAAGAATGGTTCATGGCTGGTATGACTTTCTAATCGAGGTAACGGAATTCGGCCGAAGCCAACAAGCTGTGACAAAACTGACGGACCGCTTCGACATTGACGTCGCTGCGACCGTCGCGTTGTTGTGGGATTCGTCGGGCGGAAAATCGCGATGCACGATTCATCCCGGGACGTCCAAGCGGGCCGGTGGTTGCGAAAGATTCTTCTTCCGTGGTCGACGCGGCGGTGCGTAGAAAGCGGACCGCCTGAGCGATTTCATCGGCGGTGGCTTCCCTGGCATAGGCGATCAAGTAGGCATCGCGAATCAGGTCGACCGGGCGATCATTTTCGCGAATCAAACGCCGGGCGAAGTCATCGCTGCAGCGGATCACCAAATCGTTGTTCAGCAAGAAAAGGGCCTGCTGTGCCGTGTTGGAACTGTCGCGTTTCCCGATCAACATGTTTGTGTCGGCAAAGTCGAACACGTCCATTGACCGGGGGACCGATCCGCGGGCGATCGGCAGATAGACGCTGCGGTCGTTGGACCGAACATCCGCCGGTGCGCTGGGATCGATCGTCGGACGCGGCGATGCACCCGATCGGGAATTCCCACGCCGTCGTCGCATCGCGTCACGCATTCGTCCCAGCGAGGATTCGTTGAAACGTGATTGAATCGCTTTGGTGATTTCGTCACGAATCGCCGCTTGGGGCGGACGACCATCGGGGCCCAAGACGGTGGGGCCATATTCTGCAATTTCTGATGCACGCGGCGTCTGGTGGTTCAAACGGTCGGCCGTCACTAGCATCGCGTCGCGAATCGATTCGGCGTTCAAACGTCGGTAGGTTCCGCGGCTGTAGTATTTGTTTTCCGGATCGGCCAGGAAGGAAGCGTCATCGGCGGTGGACGAAAGACGATACGTTCGCGAAGTGACGATTTGCCGAACGATCGATTTCACCGACCAGCCGTTTTCGACAAACTGGGCGGCCAAGTGATCCAGCAGTTCCGGGTGCGTGGGTGCGGTCCCCGACATGCCAAAGTTGTCAGGGTCTTCTACCAATCCACGACCCAGCAGATGCAACCAGATTCGATTGACCATCACCCGAGCGGTCAACGGGTTTTGATCGTCGGTCATCCAGCGGGCCAATTCCAAACGACCGCTTGCATCGGAGGGCATCTGCATCGGATCGTCACACAGAACGCGGACAAGCCCTCGCGGAACTTCCTGTGCTGGTTGAGTCACATCGCCGCGGATGAACAATCGGCCGTCGATCGGTTCATCTTTGTCTTGGACGCCCATACAAAACGACAGCGGTTGGCCCGACTGGTCGACGGAGTTGGCTTTGGCGGTCAACGTGGCGATCTGTTGATCGATTTGGCCTTGGCTGAGCAGATTGCGACGCATCTGAGCATCGCTTGACTTATCGGCGGTTTGATTTCGTTGTTGACGTCGGGCTTCGGCATAGTCGACTCGCAGTTGAGCCAAACGCTGGGGGATCTCTTTCAGTTCGTTAGCATCCACCGACGGGTCGAACGGATTGGGATCATCGATGGGCAACACCAACAGATCGCTTCCGCGTCGCGCCCGTCGACTGGCGATGCCGCCGAAGTAGGTTTCAGTACTGGCGAAGATCCCCGCCAAGGCGTAGTAATCGGTTTGCGGGATCGGGTCGAACTTGTGGTCATGGCATCGTGCACAAGCGACCGAGACGCCAAGAATCGCACGTGTGGTGGTGTCGATTTGTTCGTCGATCAAGTCGGCTTGGAACTGACGCGGGTTTTGTTCGGTCAGCGTTTTCGGGCCGATCGCCAGGAAGCCCGTCGCGATCAATTGCTGGGCCCATTGCTGGTCGGATTCGGCGGGCAACAGGTCGCCGGCGATCTGTTCGCGGACGAACTGATCGTAGGGTTTGTCGTCGTTGAACGAATCGATCACATAATCGCGATACCGCCACGCATGGGGAAACGTCATGTCGGCTTCCTTGCCACTGGATTCGGCATACCGTGCGACGTCCAACCAGTGCCGACCCCAATGGCGTCCGAATTCGTCGGAATCCAACAAACGATCGGTTGCCCAGCGGATCGCCCGCTGTGGGTTCTTTTCCCAAGCCGATTGAAAGCTGCGAATCTGCTGCGGGGTGGGCGGCAATCCGGTCAAATCAAAGCACAGCCGACGCAACACAACGTTCGATTCCGCGTCGACGGCGGGCTGCAGATCATTCGATCTCATTTTAGCGAAGACGAAACGATCGATCTCGCTGGTGGACCAATCGTCGTCGCTGACCTGCGGCGGATCGCTGGGACGGACCGGTTGATAAGCCCAGTGCGATTTCCCTTGCCGGATGTCTTCGTCGGTCACACCGCTGTCGACATGTTGAATTTCTTGGACGCGTGGATCGGGGGCGCCCATTTCGATCCACTGTCGAAAGTCGTCGATCGTTTGGGCGGGCAGTCGACCGCCGGGCGGCATTCGGAAATCTTCGTACGTGATTGCGTTGTACAGCAGGCTTTCGTCCAGATCGCCTGGGACGATCGCCGGTCCGCTGTCGCCGCCATCGGCCAAACCGCGTCGACTGTCCACCAGCAAACCGCCACGCACGCCGTTGCCGTCGCTGCTGTGGCATCGGTAGCAATGTTCGACCAGCAGCGGCCGGATCTTGGTTTCAAAGAATCGCAGTTGTTCCGGTGTGATGCTGGCGTCCGTGTCTTCCTGGGCCGACGCCGTTATGGTCCAAGCGACCGTACAACCGATCATCCAACTGGCCAAAACGGCAAGACGCGCCCAAGGTGACCGATTCGGCACGGATGTGGATTCGGCAGAGCGAGAGATCGCTGGCATGATACGCAACGTGGAAAAAGAGAAGACTGCGGCGATGAAAAGACGTCCGGTGCATCGAAACATGGCGATGCACCGGAGCGGATGGCTGGATCGGTCAAGCCTGACGAAGTGCAGGTCACTCGGCATTCGGGCGTTTCGGACGGACGCCTTTACCGGCACCTTCCTCACTTTCACCCCGACGTCCGCGTTGGCCGGCCATCTTTTCACCCATTTCCGCCAACTCGGCTTCATCCAAAGCACCGTCACCGTTTTGGTCGATTCGATCCAATGCACGCTGCATACCTTGAGGGATTTCATCACCCGAAAGTTTGCCGTCGCCGTCGGTGTCACGCATCGACATCATTTTCTTCAGTCGTTCTGATGGATCGACGTCGTCACCGCCACGCAGACGTTGCTGGCGTTGTTTGCGGGCTTGATCGCCATCCGCGCCGCCTTCGCCGCGTCCTGGCATGAATCCGCGTCGTCCGAACGCTCGATCGCCCTCGGCCGAACCGGCACCGCGGCCGCGTCCTTGCCCCATCGAAGGCATCAATTCACGAGTGCTGACGGTGCCGTCACCGTCACGGTCCAGCTTGGCCAGTGCCGCCGATGCGCCGGCGATTTCTTCTTTGGACAATTCGCCATCACCATCGGCATCCAGCGCCTGGACCAACGGCATGCGGCGGATCATGTCCATCAACGGCGGGCGATCGCCCGATCCACCGGGGCCGGCGCCGGGACCACCGGCGCCGCGACCGCCACGGAAGCGGCCGCGTGGCGAATCCGAATCATCGTCGGCCCATGCGGGAGTCATCATCATGGCGGCGGCCAACAGAACCGCGAAACGGCAGGTAAGATTCATCGTGGGGTCCACTTTGGATGGGATGGAACGGATCGGACATCGATTCGCGGGCGAAAGCACCATCGGCCGGATCGCCGCGAGTGTCGGGTGTCCTGGAATGTCTGTACTTTGGGTACCGACGCGGATTCGGGACCATCCACGGCCAAAATTTCGAAAGTTGGAATTTCTTTGGAAGACCAAAACTCCAGTTCGATCGATGCGGCGGAAGCGACGCTGCTAAGACGATTGCGTGCGGGCGGTCCGTCTGCGCTGGCGGATGTGTTTTCGACGTATCAAGAACGTTTGCACCGCATGGTCTCGTTTCGACTGGACCCCCGCGTCCGCGGACGGATCGATGCGGCCGACGTTTTGCAGGAAGCGTACCTGCGGATTTCACGCCGGTTGGTGGATTTTCTGGACCAGCCATCGGTATCGTTCTTTGTCTGGGTGCGACAACAGACGCTGCAAGTGCTGATCGACATGCAGCGGACACAGTTTCGCGAAGCACGCAGCCCGCAACGCGAAATTCGGTTGGCCACACCGGGCGATTCTGCGGCGACCAGTTTGTCGATCGCGTGTCGTTTGGTCGACGCGATCCAGTCGCCCAGCCAGATCGTCAGCCGAAACGAAGCCCTGCATCGTGTTCGTGAGGCGTTGGAATCAATGAACCCGATCGATCGTGAAGTGTTGGCGTTGCGACATTTCGAACAACTCGGCAACGCGGAAGTCGCACAGATTTTGAATCTCAGCCCCACCGCCGCCAGCAATCGATACGTGCGGGCCGCCGGTCGACTGGCCGACATTGTCAGTCAGGTTCGCGCCGACACGTCCGGACAACCCAAGGATGCACCGTGATCGATCCCGGCCGAAATGATCCTGAATCTTCCGGTGAAAGTTTGCCGTTGGGTCACGATTCGCAACAGCGACATCCCGTGGATCTGATCGCCGAAGATTTTGCGATGCGAATCCGACGGGGCGAAACGCCGGACATCGAATCGATCGCGGCGTCGCATCCGGAGCATGCCGATAAGTTGCGGCAAATGCTGCCGTCGATCGAAGCGATGGAAAAGCTGAACTTCGGCGGCACGCGTCGTGACATCTCGGCGACCACCACGGGGGCATTGTCGGCCGACGACGACCTGTCGTTCCATTGCTTCATCGCCCCCGAAACGATCGGTGACTTTCGAATCGTTCGCCAAATCGCTCGCGGCGGGATGGGCGTCGTCTATGAAGCCGTTCAGGAATCATTGGGGCGACACGTTGCATTGAAAGTGATGAGCTGGCGTGCGGCGGATCATCCGTCCCATCGACAGCGATTTCAACGCGAAGCCGAAGCGATCGCCGGCCTGCACCATACGAACATCGTGTCCGTGTATGGCGTGGGGCAACAAGATGACTTGCTGTTTTACGCGATGCACTTGGTCGACGGTGTCAGTCTGGCCGATTTGCTTGCCGGCACCGGTCCCGACATCGGTGTCGACTTGCAAAATGATCGACAAACCGCTGCTTGGATCGCAACGATCGCCGACGCGCTGGAATATGCGCACGGTCAAGGCGTGCTGCACCGTGACATCAAGCCCGCCAATTTGATGGTCGATCGAGACCATCATGTCTGGTTGACCGATTTTGGACTGGCTGCCGATCCATCGTCGGACCGCTTCACGCAGACCGGTGAAATCGTCGGCACGTTGCGCTACATGGCACCGGAGCAACTGAAGGGACGGTTGGATGTCCGCAGCGACGTGTATTGTTTGGGGCTGACGCTGTACGAATTGCTGACCGGTCGTGCAGCGATCCAAGGGACTCCGGCGGAGTTATTGTCAGCCGAAAACCGTCGTCGAATCGCACCACCGCGTTCGCTGCGTGCGTCCATCCCCGGCGATCTGCAGACGATCGTGATGAAGGCGGTGTCGGAAGACCCGACACATCGGTACGCCACCGCGGGCGAATTTCGCGACGATCTACGGCGTTTTTTAGCCGGGCGACCGATCGCGGCGCGGCGGGTCGGTGCGATGGAGCGGTCCTGGCGTT is from Crateriforma conspicua and encodes:
- a CDS encoding sulfatase family protein produces the protein MAEPLPNIVIVYADDMGYGDLAVQNTDSKIPTPNLDRLASEGMRFTDAHSSSGICTPSRYALLTGRYHWRKFHGIVNSWGESVFDPQRTTLPEMLKSRGYATACIGKWHLGWDWAALRKPDAHTIGTGRKRTWPADAYDWSQPIPDGPLAHGFDHYFGDDVPNFPPYAWIKDDRVIQPPTVPYVPNPEPDEGSAEGRPGPMVDGWRQDDVMPTLTEHIVKWVSQAAKDDRPFFLYWPWTSPHAPIIPTEAWKGKTNAGPYGDFMAQSDHHLGQLLNALDQHGLTENTLLVFSADNGPEKYAYERIRNHDHRSAGPLRGLKRDIWEGGHRVPMLIRWPGHVQPGTVNDGLISQVDLFATVAAIVGAEVADGTAEDSHDQTAMLRGEASARESVVHNTYENKFAFREGDWVLVDAKTGNHSAVPTWFDEAFGYAKDDSSAALYRLSDDLSQHDNLIDRYPDKADDLRAKLNRTRTHGEVRPLK
- a CDS encoding polysaccharide pyruvyl transferase family protein, with the translated sequence MKRRHFLSAGLFGTLAATMQRCLADAGSNPQILLRSSWQTVNIGDIAHTPGLLHILEQYLPSAQVHLWPSKIDNGVDQLLMNRFPQLNILRNESDRQAAIQSCDFFLHGSGASLVAEKDIARWRNATDKPYGGYGITLPRKKSSSTTATSDEAMAQTIEHLTNADFVFFRDSVSLGLAKSLGCQCPVMQFGPDAAFACDLRDDAAADAFLRSHDLTPKQFLCCIPRLRYTPYWTIPSKKRPMDPVKHQRNEQMREHDHRPLRDAITRVVRETEMKILLCPEDQTQMAVGKQNVYDKLDDDVRKRVVWKPDYWLTGEAVSVYTRSAGLFGNEMHSPIMCIGHGIPAIVCRFAEQTSKGMMWRDIGLQDWLFDLDDEQDVARIPDTVLQMATDQDAAKHKAAEASKRVRGYQADTMQILSRSLQA
- a CDS encoding DUF1501 domain-containing protein, producing the protein MNHSFGIGSRRHWLQTASAGFGYLAFAGISGRNAATASPTDDATTDQSSPNPLAAKSPHFPATAKRVIFLCMQGGPSHVDTFDYKPELQDNAGRPGVYGGRLLASQWKFRQRGESGLWISDLFPNVAKHADDLALIRSMHCDQPVHPRALTQMHTGNAQFVRPSLGAWTLYGLGTENESLPGFISLNPPRGASQNMGSAFLPAVYQGTGIGRASRRVATNRRQGSSNPADQVPDIKNARLGESAQRRQLAYIQSLNRRKLSGDSRDAAIEGAIESLELAFRMQDAVPELMDIGNESDATRRLYGLDNPTTSSFGMQCLMARKFAEAGVRFVEVTHGNWDHHFRLSTSLPQRCGEVDLPIAGLLADLKQRDLLKDTLVIWGGEFGRTPDAPGGDGRDHNNNGYTLWMAGGGVQGGISYGATDEFGFKAVENPCHIHDWHATILHLMGLDHKRLTYRYAGRDFRLTDVAGNVVTDILRNPA
- a CDS encoding PSD1 and planctomycete cytochrome C domain-containing protein, producing MPAISRSAESTSVPNRSPWARLAVLASWMIGCTVAWTITASAQEDTDASITPEQLRFFETKIRPLLVEHCYRCHSSDGNGVRGGLLVDSRRGLADGGDSGPAIVPGDLDESLLYNAITYEDFRMPPGGRLPAQTIDDFRQWIEMGAPDPRVQEIQHVDSGVTDEDIRQGKSHWAYQPVRPSDPPQVSDDDWSTSEIDRFVFAKMRSNDLQPAVDAESNVVLRRLCFDLTGLPPTPQQIRSFQSAWEKNPQRAIRWATDRLLDSDEFGRHWGRHWLDVARYAESSGKEADMTFPHAWRYRDYVIDSFNDDKPYDQFVREQIAGDLLPAESDQQWAQQLIATGFLAIGPKTLTEQNPRQFQADLIDEQIDTTTRAILGVSVACARCHDHKFDPIPQTDYYALAGIFASTETYFGGIASRRARRGSDLLVLPIDDPNPFDPSVDANELKEIPQRLAQLRVDYAEARRQQRNQTADKSSDAQMRRNLLSQGQIDQQIATLTAKANSVDQSGQPLSFCMGVQDKDEPIDGRLFIRGDVTQPAQEVPRGLVRVLCDDPMQMPSDASGRLELARWMTDDQNPLTARVMVNRIWLHLLGRGLVEDPDNFGMSGTAPTHPELLDHLAAQFVENGWSVKSIVRQIVTSRTYRLSSTADDASFLADPENKYYSRGTYRRLNAESIRDAMLVTADRLNHQTPRASEIAEYGPTVLGPDGRPPQAAIRDEITKAIQSRFNESSLGRMRDAMRRRRGNSRSGASPRPTIDPSAPADVRSNDRSVYLPIARGSVPRSMDVFDFADTNMLIGKRDSSNTAQQALFLLNNDLVIRCSDDFARRLIRENDRPVDLIRDAYLIAYAREATADEIAQAVRFLRTAASTTEEESFATTGPLGRPGMNRASRFSARRIPQQRDGRSDVNVEAVRQFCHSLLASAEFRYLD
- a CDS encoding sigma-70 family RNA polymerase sigma factor is translated as MEDQNSSSIDAAEATLLRRLRAGGPSALADVFSTYQERLHRMVSFRLDPRVRGRIDAADVLQEAYLRISRRLVDFLDQPSVSFFVWVRQQTLQVLIDMQRTQFREARSPQREIRLATPGDSAATSLSIACRLVDAIQSPSQIVSRNEALHRVREALESMNPIDREVLALRHFEQLGNAEVAQILNLSPTAASNRYVRAAGRLADIVSQVRADTSGQPKDAP